Within Acaryochloris thomasi RCC1774, the genomic segment ACCGCCTGATGCGGGTCGCCGAAAAGGCCTTCTGTCTCTGTTGCGCCTTCAACCGCACTACCGCCTGCAGCGGCCACGTACCCTGCACGCAAGCTCAGAGGACCGCCCCCAACGTTATAGTTGAAGCCAAAGCCCGCCCCACCGGGATCATCGACGGCATCATTGATGATCAGAGCATTGTTAATGAAAAAGCCAGAGTTGAAGTCGGCACCCGGATCGTTGGCGTAGCTATTGCCATCGATAAAATCACTGGGATAGAGCTGTGGTCCAATGGTGACTGAAAGGTTCTCCACAGGGCTAAATTCATAGGCAAGACGATCTAGCTCAACGCCTGGGCCAGTATCTCGATACTCGATAGCGCCGGGATTGACGGTGCCACCGGCAAGGCCACCCCCTGCGTCAAAGAACTCGCCAAAGAAGTCGTTACCACCATTACCTGTCAAGAGGGTAATCTGCAGTAAGTCTTCCCCCGTGAAGCTGGTGTTGAAGGTTAATCCAACTTCTGCCAGCGCTGAAGCACGACTGCTGCCAATACCACCGTCAACGTCGGTTTGGTCACCAAACTGAATGGTTCCAATCACGGAGCCTTCGAGCTTGGTGGTGGTTGAAAACTGCTGGGCTTCAACGGTATCAACGCGGGCCTCTAGGCCATCGACCCGGCCTCTTAAAGTGGCAAGCTCTGCTGCAAATTCATCCTGTAGGGCTTTGACGGCATCAAGGTCGGCTTTGGAGGCGAAGCGATCGCTAATCTGGTCCAAGCAAGCATTGAGCGCTGCAGCCATCTCGTAACGAGTGGCTGAGCGGTTGCCCCTAAAAGTGCCGTTGGGATAGCCTGCGATACAGCCATAGCGTTCCACTAGAGACTGCAGGGCTTGAAAAGCCCAGTCAGTGGGCTGCACATCAGATAACTGAGAGACAGAGGTCACCTGGCCAGTACTGTCTGATTCTGTTTCGGCAATCAGGTCTGAAACCGATGTGTCTGCAAATGCTGGAGCAGTCAACGCAAGGGCACCGAAGAGGCCTAGCCCCCCGCCCAAGAAGGATCTTTTATACATAGTTATGGCTCCACAACACCAAAATATACAAAGCAAGATGGGTCACTGCATAAATATCTGTAGACAGAGAAGACACCTCAGATTAGTAACGATAATCGTTCTCATTTTTTCTTGTCAAGGGGCTTCACGATATTGTTTCTGGAGGTATTCATGTTTGAAGCCTTGATGAGAGGGTGATCTTTAAGAACTTCTTGACAGCCTAGGGTAAATCATAGCGCCCAAAAAGAGTCCCAGTTGAGCCATCACAATGCTCGGCCCTGACGGTAAATTCATGGTCGCCGATAGTCCCATCCCCACCACAGCACTGATGGCCCCTAAGCTTGCTGATAGCACTACATGGTGGCTAAACCGCCGAGATAATAACTGGGATGCACAGGCTGGAATCACCACAAAGGCACTAATCAGCAGGACTCCAATGGCCTTAATGGCAATCCCCACGACCAAGGCCAGCAGCACAATAAAAGTGGTGCGATGGAATGAGACCGAAACGCCCCTTGCGATCGCAAATGGCTCATGCAACGTGATCAGCATTTGAGTCCGCAATGTGAGGCCAATAAATAAGGTGCAGGCTAGCAGTAAAACAGCGCTGAAGATCAAATCCGATTCTCGGACGGCCAAGATATCGCCAAACAGAAGCTGATGGAGCCCGCCTTTATAGGTGTCGGTGAAGCTGAGGACAATGACTGCGATCGCTAACGATGATGAATAGATAATGTTGAGCAACGCATCAGTCCATAGCTGGGTGCGCTCTAGTAGGTAAGTCACGCCCAGGGCAAACACCACCGCGAAGGGCAGCAAAACCGCCGTGGGGTTCCAGCCCAGAAGGACGGCAAAACTGAGGCCCAGCAGCGCAGAGTGCCCCAGAGCATCACTAAAGAAAGAGAGCTGACGCAGAATCGTAAAGCTCCCCAACATTCCACCCGCCAGCCCAGTAAGGACGCCGCTCAATACTGCCCGCTGCATAAACGGGAGCTGAAAGAGATCGGCAATTCGGACTATTTCACTAGCAAATGACATAGCGTTTGACGTGAGAAAACATGAGGCAACAATCTTAATGCAATGTAGAGTCTGACATACAGGAATGATGGTACCGGGCGAACTCTGGCCCATATACGGCACTTAAGCTGTCGCGAGAGAGGGCAACATCCGGCATTCCCTCACAGCGGAGGGTGCGATTCAGACACAGCACATGATCACACTGACGCTGCACCATATTGAGATCGTGAGAAACCTGCATAATGGCCCATCCCTGCGTCTGCTTGAGCTGCTCCAGTAGCTGATAGAACTCTGCTTCGCCCCGCACATCTAAGCCTGCTGGCGCTTCATCTAAAACCAGCAGGCGGCGGGGCCGCACCAAGCAATAGGCCAGTAAAACACGCTTGGTTTCTCCCCCCGAAAGGCTGCTTACCCGTTTGTTTCTTAAGTGCAGGGCTTCGACTTGAGCCAGCGCTTGACGAACGGCCACCTGCCGTTCCCGCCGCCCTGCCCAAGGCCACTGGAAGCCCAGCGCGTGCCAGCCTAATCCCACCATTTCATCCACCGTCATCGGAATGCGGCGATCGAAGATAAAGTTCTGAGGCAGGTAGGCGATCTGCTCTCGCACCCGGGCAGGCAGTACCCCTTTGGGACTGAGGCGATGGCCCAGTATTTCCACTTCACCACTGTGACAAGGCAGAATGCCCAACATTGCCTGAATCAATGTGCTTTTACCGGCCCCATTGGGACCGACAATCGCAACATTCGTCCCGGCCTGCACCGAAAATGAGACCTGTTCGACGGCAATATGGGTGTTGCGGGCCACCGTCAAGCCCGAGACCCGCACAATGAAATCTTGCAAGCTGAATCTCCTAGAAATTGACCTGCACAAACTGAGGCAAGGTAGCAACAGTCCGCTGCCGGGATGGAGCCGGAACCCAAGACTGGGCTTGACCGCCAAAGGCCGCTGTTAAGTTTTTGAGATTCTCTCGCATCGCTGTTAAATAGTAGTCTGCTTCCAATGCCTCTGGACCACCAGATTCCAACGGATCAAAGGTGCCCACTTTCACATTGAGATCCTTCGCTAGGGCTTCGAAGGGGCTACCCGTGGCCTGGGGTTCTGATAGTAGCGTATTCAGGTTAGAGTCTTTGGCTGCCTTTAAAACCCGCTGCACGTCTTCTGGTTTGGCATTTTCTGCCGGGATGCCTACTAGGTACTCTACTTTCAAGCCGTAGCTGCCCGCAAAGTAGTCAGCAAAATCATGATAGGTGACGAAGGTTTTCCCGGCATAGGGCTTAAGCTGCTCGGTAAACTCAGCATCAAGATTTTTCAGCTCTTCGATATAGGCCGTCGCGTTGGCTTCATAGGTGGACTGGCCCTCGGGGTCAGCGGCTATCAATCCATCCCGAATATTCTCGACCTGCTGGATTACCCGTTTGGGATCAAGCCAGATGTGGGGATTGTTTTCGCCGTGGTCGTGTTCGGCGTGCTCCTCACCTTCAGCATGTTCTTCGTCTTCGGCATGCTCCTCACCTTCAGCGTGTTCTTCGCCTTCAGCATGTTCTTCGCCGTGGTCGTGTTTGCCTTCAGCGTGTTCTTCGCCTTTATGCTCCTCTTCTTCATTGGGGATTACGGTAATGCCTTGGCTCGAATCAATCACGGCTAGCTTGTCATTGCCCGCGTTTTTGACCATGTCTTCTAGAAATGCCTCCATCTCTAGGCCGTTTTCTATTAGCACATCGGCGGTGGTCAGCTTCTGTACATCTGCGGGTTTAGCTTGAAAGTCATGGGGGCCAACATTGTTGGGTAAAAGCTGGGTGACTTGGGCGCGATCGCCCGCTACTGCTTTCGTAAAATTCGTAATCGGTACAAAGGTGGTCATTACCTGCAGCTTCTCGCCCCCTTGCGCCGCATTTGATTCTCCCGAAGGCGTCGAAGCACAACTGCCTAAGCCCACAGCCAGAGCTGAGATAAAGGCTACAGAGAGTCGAGCCGTAGATTGAGACTGATGAAAGAGAAAATGACTAAATTTCATGACACCTGTTCGTTATGGGATAAAAAGGGTTGAATGTGGGCTATTGCGATCGCAACTGAAGCGCGAGCTGCTTGGCAAAATAGGTCAAGATTAAATCAGCCCCGGCCCGCTTAAAGCTGGTGAGGGTTTCGATTACTACCTGTGGTTCATCAATCCAGCCGCGCTCCGCTGCCGCCTTCACCATTGCGTACTCGCCGCTGACGTTGTAGGCCACCACAGGCAGCATTGTGGACTGCTTGATCTGCCAAATAATATCCATGTAGGCAAGGGCAGGCTTCACCATCACCAGATCTGCGCCTTCGGCAATATCTAAGGCCACCTCTTTGAGGGCTTCGCGAGTATTAGCGGCGTCCATCTGATAGGTCTTCTTATCGCCAAACTGAGGGGCTGAGTCTAGGGCATCACGGAAAGGCCCATAGTAGGCTGAAGCGTATTTGGCAGAATAGGCCAGAATGCCCACCTGGGTCCACCCTTCTGCATCTAAGGCTTGGCGAATGGCTCCGACCCGGCCATCCATCATATCCGAGGGACAAACAAAATCGGCTCCGGCTCCGGCTTGGCACAATGCCTGCTTGACCAGCACTGCAACCGTTTCATCATTGAGAATTTTGCCATCTTGGACAATACCGTCATGACCTTCGCTGCTATAGGGATCGAGGGCGACATCTGTAAAGATCAGCAGATCAGGAAGCGCTTCTTTTAAGGCTTTCACGGTTCGGGGAACTAACCCGTCGGGGTTATAGCTCTCGGTTCCGGCATTGTCTTTCTGGTCGATGGGGATGAGGGGGAACAGAGCAATGGCCCCAATACCCAGACGATACACCGCTGCCGCTTCCTCTAGGAGCAAGTCCAAGGAATAACGGCTTAGCCCTGGCATTGACGGAATCGCCTCCTCAATCCCCGTACCTTCCCTGACAAATATCGGATAGATCAAGTCATTGAGCGTTAGCTGTGTTTCACAAACCATCCGCCGCAGAGCTGCAGTGCGCCGCAGTCGTCGGGGGCGTTGGGACGCGGCAACTTGACTGGAAGCCTCTACCTTGGACTGAGCGGGAGCCATAAAGATATCAGTAAAATGATAATCGTTATCATATCTTAGGTCAGCGTAATGGTGTAGAGCTTCAACAAAAATTCTCTTTTGCCAAGGTTTATTTCAGCACTAACGATCCTGGGAAACTTGTCTATTCTGGGATAGTTATTAGATCCAGCCCCAGACAGTTTCTTGCCCCTTTCTGATAACGCTCAGATCAAGCTGTATCAAGGGGCGAACCTTTACCCATTTTGTCGAGCCTGGAATTGGCATTGTCCACAATCAATATTTTTAGCTGGCTTCCGTTGGTGATGTAAAAGGTGGCCGCGAGAAGAGAAAGCAGATCCATACTACTGATTTACTTTTAAGCCGCTGAGGTGAGTGCGAGGCCGCGATAGATTTGCTCGATCGCAAGGCTGAGGTCAATGCTTCGGAGTTCGATGGTGTCGCCTGCCTTGTAGTTGAGAATGATCCATTCGCCCGAGTCATTTTTGCGATACAGGTCAATTTCGATTTTGGTGGAGCTAACGAGTAGATAGTCTCGAAGAGCGGGGTTTTGGCGATACATCCTAAATTTGCCGCCGCGATCGTAGGCTTCGGTACTGTCGGACAGAACTTCAACAATGAGGCAGGGATAGGTAATGTATTGGATTGTGGTTTTGTCGCGATCGTCACAGGTAACGCTGGCGTCAGGGTAGGTGTAGTTGCTGGTTTCGAGGATATTGATTTTGATATCAGAATTGCCAGTGATGCAGCCCGTATTTTCTAGGTGGCTGTCGAATAGGGCGGTGAATCTGATGGCGATGCGACCATGATTTACGCTGCCGCCGCTCATGGCATAGACTTGACCGTCAATATATTCATGTTTTTCTAGCTGCTGCTCTTCCCAAGCGAAGTAGGCTTCGGGGGTCAGTGGAGAGACGTTTTCCTGAGCAGCGATCATGATGAGAGGGCGTTTCTGTAGGGGCGGGAATTGACCCTATTTTATCGCGGTCGGGTGATGGGATGTGCGATCGCAACTTCGCTGCATTTTGGCAATCAAACGGATATGCTCAGGGGCGCGAAAGATTACCAAAAATTCAAACAGATATTACATTAGCTGAGCGTCATTTGCAGCATAGGGTTAGGCATCGTTACCAAAATATTTAACCATAGGAACTGAGCTATCTAGGTTTGGATCTCCTGCCACCTTATATCCAAGCCGGGCGTAGAAAGGTAGGGCATTCGGGCTAGCGTCTAGGTTTACTGTAATTTCTCCTTGTGCCCGGATTGCGGACTCTGCATATGCCATAAGTAACGAGCCAACACCTGAGTGAGAAGCAGAGGGAGTCACGTAGAGTCCTTTGATTGTTGCGGCCTTGACCTCGATCCAACCCACAACAACCGATTCGCACTCTGCCACCCAGACACTGTTGTGCTTGATCGCTAATGCAGCGCGATCGGAACTGGCAGAGTTTGCCCAGCGCTCGGCTGCAGCGTGTCCGAAATCATCGGCAAGACTCATAATGGCATGCCAACGTATCGCAAGAAGCCTCTGATCATCGCTGGAGATAGCAGACCGAATGTGCATTAGAGGGACGTAGAAGCTGTCTAAACTATAACTATACGGATAGCGGCTGATAACTCCGGTAGGAAGGGTATTATCCGCCAAAAACTAGATAACTCCGCGATCAGAGCATTATCAAGCAGAAGTCGGATAACTCCGACCCAAGAGGTACTATCCAGTCGTTTACTGTCATCAAGCCACCCTATTTGGAAATCTTGAGATTAATAAGCCCCGCCCTTCAAAGCTTTCAAGACTCCCTATCCCTATGCTCGTCAGCTCGTAGCAGATTTCAATAAGGCAAGCCTTACCAATGGTGGTGGCCTACGTCTTAATTTGCCTCCCCGAGATAGCAGTGACAATCTGGCTTCTCAATCAACGAAGCCGCCAGCCGATTAAGTACCACTGCCGCCAGCAGGCCACCGCCCAGGGCGCTTTCAGTAGTCACGTAGGGCACCGATAACTGCATCAACCGACGCTTGGCCGCTGGCGCATGACTAAACCCAATGGGCAGACCAATGACTAAGGCAGGCCGACCCACTCCCGTCTCGATGGCTTCGCAAAGTTTCATCAAGACTGATGGCGCGTAACCCACCATCCAGATATTGCCGTCTGTCAAATCCCGCAACCGCTGGTGCCAGCCGTTATCCTGCCAGAACTGCTGTTCCGCATCGGCGGCACTGTCTATATGGGGATTGTCCAGCAGCGTGGCCCATTGACAGCCTAAATGGGTAAGACGGGGTTGGTCTAGGGCCGCAATCACGGCAGGAACGTCCCCCACTATGGTGCAGCCTGCAGATAGAGTCTCACGGGCTGCCTTGATGGCATCGGAACTAAAGCGCACGAAAGTCGCTAGGCTTACATCGCCGCAGGCTAACACCAGGTGAGAGAGTACGTCCACTTCAATCTCAGGACGCTGCGAAAGATCGGGCAGCAAGCGAAAGAGAGCCTCCTGGAAGTGCTCAGGATGATCTGGGACAGCGGCATCGAGCTGCTGCCAAAGATCTTCGGTAAAGGCCGTCGCGGTCTCTGTTTCAGCCGCCAACTGCCGCAACTGTGCCAGGGCTTCAGCTTGGACAGACTGGCAAGCTTGGTCGCGTCCAATAAATCCCTCTAGAGCCGTAGCAGTCTGCCGGAGCTTGATCATCTGCTGCAAAACGGTTTGATACTGCTTCTGGAGCTGGTCCAATAAGGGGTCCACCGCCATCGGCTGGGACTGAGCGACTAGCATTTGCTGGATGTGGGAGAGCTGAAACCCCTGTTGTTTAAGGGCCACAATTCGCTGGAGGCGCTGTATATCGGCTGCGCTGTAGAGGCGATAGTTGCTGTGCGATCGCATCGGCTGGGGCAGCAGTCCAATCTGGTGATAGTGCCTCACCATCCGGGGGGTCGTGCCGTGACCAACGGATTGCGTCAGTTCTTTAATAGTCAACATACCCTTGACCTTAACATCAATGTCAAGGTTTACCCTGAGGAAGCTGTTAATGCTAAGGCTGCCCTGATGGAGAATGTGACACAACTGAGGTTTCCACAACAGGGCCGGATTCCATCTTGGTTTAAAACCTATCCTGCCGTCGCAACGGCTGCGCTGTGTGCCCTGCTAACGCTGCTGGGCTGGTTGGCGTTAGTGGCCGGGCAGGTGGGCGGGGCCGTCTGGATCTTGTTGATTGCCTACGGCATTGGGGGTTATGAAAGCGCTCGTGAAGGGTTAACGACCCTGTGGCAAGAACGGGAATTAGATGTCGATCTATTGATGATTGTGGCGGCTCTGGGGGCGGCCACCTTGGGGCTATGGCAGCGGGAGTATTATTTGCTGGTGGATGGGGCAATTTTGATCTTAATCTTTGCCATCAGCGGAGCCTTAGAAGATATTGCCCTCCAGCGCACCGAGCGCAATATTCGGAGCCTGATGCAGCTCACTCCAGATACCGCTTGGCGGTGGCAAGGCGGTCAAACGCAGCGGATCAAAACGCAGCAGTTGCAGGTGGGCGATCGCATCCTGATCAAACCGGGCGAACTCATTCCCACGGACGGTGTGGTCCAGACTGGCAGCAGTACGGTGAATCAGGCGACGTTAACCGGCGAGTCGATTCCAGTGGAGAAAGGCATTGGGGATGAAGTCTTCGGGGGCACCCTCAACGGCAGTGGAGCGATCACGGTCGAGCTGCACCAGCCCCCAGAGAGCAGCCTGATTCAGCGAGTGATCCGCTTAGTGGAGCAGGCCAAAACCTCGCAGCCGCGATCTCAATTATTTTTAGAAAAATTCGAGCGGGGCTATGCCCGCCTGATTGTCGGCGTCGGGTTGCTCCTGGCAATAATGCCGCCCCTCTTGCTGGCCTGGAGTTGGGAAACCACTATCTACCGAGCCTTGATTTTTCTGGTGGTGGCCTCCCCCTGCGCCCTAATGGCGGCGATTATGCCCACCTTACTCTCTGGGATTGCTCAGGGGGCACGACAGGGGATTCTATTTAAAGATGGTGCTCAGTTGGAAACGATGGGGCGAATTGAGGCGATCGCCTTCGATAAAACCGGCACCCTAACCACGGGCGTTCTGCAGGTCAGCGATCTAGTGCCTGCTGCAGGCGTCGCCGCGAATCATGTGCTACAGGTGGCGGCTTCCCTAGAGGCTTATTCCGAGCATCCCATTGCGGATGCGATTGTGGCTGAGGCCCAACAGCAGGGACTGTCGCTTTTGTCAGCCAATGCTGTTCAAGCTGCGATAGGTCAGGGCATTGTCGGTCATCTAGCCGGAACCCTAACCCGGATCGGTAAACCTCAGTTTGTCACGGCAGATCTGTCCGAAACGGCAGACTCTCATCTGCTTCAGGCCAGCCATCAGCTAGAAGCCACCGGCAAAACCGTGATCTGGGTCACGGAGCAGCAGCACTTGATCGGACTTTTGGCCGTCGCCGATCAGATACGTCCCCAAGCCGCTCAAGTCTTAGCTATCCTCAAGCAACTGGGAATTGCGACGGTGATTCTGACGGGGGATAATGCCGCCACCGCTCAGACCCTTGCCCAACTTGTGGCGGTAGAAGCCGTCTACGCCGATTTACTACCGGAGGACAAAGTAGATGCCATTGAAAAACTCCAGCAGCAGTACGGCACCGTGGCGATGGTGGGGGATGGCATTAACGATGCTCCGGCTCTGGCTCAAGCCTCGGTGGGCATTGCGATGGGGACGACGGGCAGTGATGTAGCTTTAGAGACGGCGGATGTGGTGTTGATGGGCGATCGTTTAGAGAAACTCACGCAGGCGATTGGTATTGGAGCCAAGTCTCAACGGATTGTCAAACAGAATATTGCTCTAGCGCTGACCTCTATTGCCCTGTTGATGGTAGCTAACTTCTTTGGTGAACTGACCTTGCCTGCTGGGGTGCTGGGGCACGAGGGGGCAACGTTGTTGGTAACGCTCAATGGCTTGCGATTACTGAGAACCGATGCCGCTATCGCCTCTATATCTTACTTGTAGGGCTGAAGTTGCGATCGCAACTCAACAGTGACTTGCTGCGAACGTCAGGATTGGCCTCTCGGGAGCATCGGGTTCTTGCCCTTTTGTCTGACAATGCCTCACGAGATAT encodes:
- a CDS encoding iron uptake porin encodes the protein MYKRSFLGGGLGLFGALALTAPAFADTSVSDLIAETESDSTGQVTSVSQLSDVQPTDWAFQALQSLVERYGCIAGYPNGTFRGNRSATRYEMAAALNACLDQISDRFASKADLDAVKALQDEFAAELATLRGRVDGLEARVDTVEAQQFSTTTKLEGSVIGTIQFGDQTDVDGGIGSSRASALAEVGLTFNTSFTGEDLLQITLLTGNGGNDFFGEFFDAGGGLAGGTVNPGAIEYRDTGPGVELDRLAYEFSPVENLSVTIGPQLYPSDFIDGNSYANDPGADFNSGFFINNALIINDAVDDPGGAGFGFNYNVGGGPLSLRAGYVAAAGGSAVEGATETEGLFGDPHQAV
- a CDS encoding metal ABC transporter permease yields the protein MSFASEIVRIADLFQLPFMQRAVLSGVLTGLAGGMLGSFTILRQLSFFSDALGHSALLGLSFAVLLGWNPTAVLLPFAVVFALGVTYLLERTQLWTDALLNIIYSSSLAIAVIVLSFTDTYKGGLHQLLFGDILAVRESDLIFSAVLLLACTLFIGLTLRTQMLITLHEPFAIARGVSVSFHRTTFIVLLALVVGIAIKAIGVLLISAFVVIPACASQLLSRRFSHHVVLSASLGAISAVVGMGLSATMNLPSGPSIVMAQLGLFLGAMIYPRLSRSS
- a CDS encoding metal ABC transporter ATP-binding protein; the encoded protein is MQDFIVRVSGLTVARNTHIAVEQVSFSVQAGTNVAIVGPNGAGKSTLIQAMLGILPCHSGEVEILGHRLSPKGVLPARVREQIAYLPQNFIFDRRIPMTVDEMVGLGWHALGFQWPWAGRRERQVAVRQALAQVEALHLRNKRVSSLSGGETKRVLLAYCLVRPRRLLVLDEAPAGLDVRGEAEFYQLLEQLKQTQGWAIMQVSHDLNMVQRQCDHVLCLNRTLRCEGMPDVALSRDSLSAVYGPEFARYHHSCMSDSTLH
- a CDS encoding metal ABC transporter solute-binding protein, Zn/Mn family — protein: MKFSHFLFHQSQSTARLSVAFISALAVGLGSCASTPSGESNAAQGGEKLQVMTTFVPITNFTKAVAGDRAQVTQLLPNNVGPHDFQAKPADVQKLTTADVLIENGLEMEAFLEDMVKNAGNDKLAVIDSSQGITVIPNEEEEHKGEEHAEGKHDHGEEHAEGEEHAEGEEHAEDEEHAEGEEHAEHDHGENNPHIWLDPKRVIQQVENIRDGLIAADPEGQSTYEANATAYIEELKNLDAEFTEQLKPYAGKTFVTYHDFADYFAGSYGLKVEYLVGIPAENAKPEDVQRVLKAAKDSNLNTLLSEPQATGSPFEALAKDLNVKVGTFDPLESGGPEALEADYYLTAMRENLKNLTAAFGGQAQSWVPAPSRQRTVATLPQFVQVNF
- the hemB gene encoding porphobilinogen synthase, which gives rise to MAPAQSKVEASSQVAASQRPRRLRRTAALRRMVCETQLTLNDLIYPIFVREGTGIEEAIPSMPGLSRYSLDLLLEEAAAVYRLGIGAIALFPLIPIDQKDNAGTESYNPDGLVPRTVKALKEALPDLLIFTDVALDPYSSEGHDGIVQDGKILNDETVAVLVKQALCQAGAGADFVCPSDMMDGRVGAIRQALDAEGWTQVGILAYSAKYASAYYGPFRDALDSAPQFGDKKTYQMDAANTREALKEVALDIAEGADLVMVKPALAYMDIIWQIKQSTMLPVVAYNVSGEYAMVKAAAERGWIDEPQVVIETLTSFKRAGADLILTYFAKQLALQLRSQ
- a CDS encoding Uma2 family endonuclease; translation: MIAAQENVSPLTPEAYFAWEEQQLEKHEYIDGQVYAMSGGSVNHGRIAIRFTALFDSHLENTGCITGNSDIKINILETSNYTYPDASVTCDDRDKTTIQYITYPCLIVEVLSDSTEAYDRGGKFRMYRQNPALRDYLLVSSTKIEIDLYRKNDSGEWIILNYKAGDTIELRSIDLSLAIEQIYRGLALTSAA
- a CDS encoding GNAT family N-acetyltransferase, with the protein product MSLADDFGHAAAERWANSASSDRAALAIKHNSVWVAECESVVVGWIEVKAATIKGLYVTPSASHSGVGSLLMAYAESAIRAQGEITVNLDASPNALPFYARLGYKVAGDPNLDSSVPMVKYFGNDA
- a CDS encoding precorrin-8X methylmutase, whose amino-acid sequence is MLTIKELTQSVGHGTTPRMVRHYHQIGLLPQPMRSHSNYRLYSAADIQRLQRIVALKQQGFQLSHIQQMLVAQSQPMAVDPLLDQLQKQYQTVLQQMIKLRQTATALEGFIGRDQACQSVQAEALAQLRQLAAETETATAFTEDLWQQLDAAVPDHPEHFQEALFRLLPDLSQRPEIEVDVLSHLVLACGDVSLATFVRFSSDAIKAARETLSAGCTIVGDVPAVIAALDQPRLTHLGCQWATLLDNPHIDSAADAEQQFWQDNGWHQRLRDLTDGNIWMVGYAPSVLMKLCEAIETGVGRPALVIGLPIGFSHAPAAKRRLMQLSVPYVTTESALGGGLLAAVVLNRLAASLIEKPDCHCYLGEAN
- a CDS encoding heavy metal translocating P-type ATPase; translation: MENVTQLRFPQQGRIPSWFKTYPAVATAALCALLTLLGWLALVAGQVGGAVWILLIAYGIGGYESAREGLTTLWQERELDVDLLMIVAALGAATLGLWQREYYLLVDGAILILIFAISGALEDIALQRTERNIRSLMQLTPDTAWRWQGGQTQRIKTQQLQVGDRILIKPGELIPTDGVVQTGSSTVNQATLTGESIPVEKGIGDEVFGGTLNGSGAITVELHQPPESSLIQRVIRLVEQAKTSQPRSQLFLEKFERGYARLIVGVGLLLAIMPPLLLAWSWETTIYRALIFLVVASPCALMAAIMPTLLSGIAQGARQGILFKDGAQLETMGRIEAIAFDKTGTLTTGVLQVSDLVPAAGVAANHVLQVAASLEAYSEHPIADAIVAEAQQQGLSLLSANAVQAAIGQGIVGHLAGTLTRIGKPQFVTADLSETADSHLLQASHQLEATGKTVIWVTEQQHLIGLLAVADQIRPQAAQVLAILKQLGIATVILTGDNAATAQTLAQLVAVEAVYADLLPEDKVDAIEKLQQQYGTVAMVGDGINDAPALAQASVGIAMGTTGSDVALETADVVLMGDRLEKLTQAIGIGAKSQRIVKQNIALALTSIALLMVANFFGELTLPAGVLGHEGATLLVTLNGLRLLRTDAAIASISYL